One window of Hymenobacter sp. BRD128 genomic DNA carries:
- a CDS encoding DUF433 domain-containing protein, whose amino-acid sequence MPTLPNNLLISSDPTVRSGRPYLTGTRISVADVLEWLASGITEADLLRDFPELTPEMLRACLRHSSDRGHLQY is encoded by the coding sequence ATGCCCACCCTGCCTAACAACCTCCTCATCAGCAGCGACCCGACCGTGCGCTCGGGGCGGCCGTACCTGACGGGCACCCGCATCAGCGTGGCTGATGTGCTGGAGTGGCTGGCTAGCGGGATAACAGAGGCCGACCTGCTGCGCGACTTTCCGGAGCTGACGCCGGAGATGCTACGCGCCTGCCTGCGTCACTCCTCCGACCGCGGGCACTTGCAGTATTGA
- the dapB gene encoding 4-hydroxy-tetrahydrodipicolinate reductase, protein MKILLIGYGKMGQTIAGLAAGRGHEIVGIVDHQTSSQRIENFTPSQVDVAIEFTHPEAAFGNVAACLRQGLPVVCGSTGWLHHFEEASQLTAETKGALFYASNYSVGVNLFFHFNEYIAAKMNQFAAGYDVQMTEIHHIHKVDQPSGTALTAAEGILAHFPAKTTWRNAPAQAPHELAVLSERRGEVVGTHEVRYVSSADTIELRHEAHSREGFALGALLAAEWLPGRHGVFGMKELLGL, encoded by the coding sequence ATGAAAATTCTGCTTATCGGCTATGGCAAAATGGGCCAGACGATAGCCGGGCTAGCCGCCGGCCGGGGCCACGAAATCGTGGGCATTGTGGACCACCAGACCTCCAGCCAGCGCATTGAGAATTTCACGCCTAGCCAGGTTGATGTGGCCATCGAGTTTACCCACCCCGAGGCGGCCTTCGGCAACGTGGCGGCCTGCCTGCGCCAGGGCCTGCCGGTGGTGTGCGGCTCGACGGGCTGGCTGCACCACTTTGAGGAGGCTAGCCAGCTGACGGCGGAAACCAAGGGGGCGCTGTTCTACGCTTCCAACTACAGCGTGGGCGTGAACCTGTTTTTTCACTTCAATGAGTACATCGCCGCCAAGATGAACCAGTTTGCGGCCGGCTACGATGTGCAGATGACCGAGATTCACCACATTCACAAAGTAGACCAGCCCAGCGGCACAGCCCTCACGGCGGCCGAAGGCATCCTGGCCCACTTTCCGGCCAAGACTACCTGGCGCAACGCGCCCGCCCAGGCGCCGCACGAGCTAGCCGTGCTCAGCGAGCGGCGCGGCGAGGTAGTGGGTACCCACGAGGTACGCTACGTATCGAGCGCCGACACCATTGAGCTGCGCCACGAGGCCCACTCGCGCGAGGGCTTTGCGCTGGGCGCGCTGCTGGCCGCCGAGTGGCTGCCCGGCCGCCACGGCGTATTCGGCATGAAGGAGCTGCTGGGGCTGTAA
- a CDS encoding ABC transporter substrate-binding protein, translating to MRFRWLAGLAAVASPVLLAACSGAGPSAADERRVFRYNQPEALTSLDPAFARNQANSWAVAQLYNGLLELDSTLQPAPALARRYQISSDGLTYTFWLRRGARFQNSEAFAGGKGRAVKASDFVYSFRRLFDAATASPGGWIFRGKVLEDSQGNISDTCFVAANDSTLRIHLKAPFIPFLSLLTMPYTYVVPHEAVLKYGKDFREHPVGTGPFQFKVWDEGNVLLYHRNPGYWRKDAQGRQLPYLKAVAISFIADRKTEFLTFLQGKLDFLSGIREGSRDLILNPDGSVRTDFQGRFNLQKAPYLNTEYLGFQLDSAKLIGEQASQGRALRDVRVRQALSYAINRPELLAYVLNYVGRPGESGFVPAALPSFSPARVPGYTYQPQKARALLKAAGYDPGRPLRLRLSTVAERKAVAEYLQKNWADVGVQVQIDVNQSAAQQELVDNGRAAFFSKSWLGDYPDAENYLALFYSPNFSPAGPDKTHYKSREYDQLYARAIREQDAARRTELYQAMDRLVVRDQPVISLYYDEIIRLTQRNVRGLTPNPMNQLLLERVRKE from the coding sequence TTGCGTTTTCGCTGGCTGGCCGGGCTGGCCGCTGTGGCTAGCCCGGTGCTGCTGGCGGCCTGCTCGGGCGCCGGCCCCTCAGCGGCCGATGAGCGGCGCGTATTTCGCTACAACCAGCCCGAGGCGCTCACCTCGCTCGACCCCGCCTTTGCTCGCAACCAGGCCAATAGCTGGGCCGTGGCGCAGCTCTACAACGGCCTGCTGGAATTGGATTCGACCTTGCAGCCCGCCCCGGCGCTGGCCCGGCGCTACCAGATTTCATCCGATGGGCTCACGTATACGTTTTGGCTGCGGCGCGGCGCGCGCTTTCAGAACAGCGAAGCCTTTGCCGGTGGCAAAGGCCGGGCAGTGAAGGCTAGCGACTTTGTCTATTCTTTTCGGCGGCTGTTTGATGCCGCTACTGCCTCGCCGGGCGGCTGGATTTTTCGGGGTAAGGTGCTGGAAGACAGTCAAGGCAACATCAGCGACACCTGCTTCGTAGCGGCCAACGACTCGACGCTGCGTATTCACCTCAAGGCGCCGTTTATCCCGTTTCTGAGCCTGCTCACCATGCCCTACACCTACGTGGTGCCGCATGAGGCGGTGCTGAAGTATGGCAAGGACTTTCGCGAGCACCCGGTGGGCACCGGGCCGTTTCAATTCAAGGTGTGGGACGAAGGCAACGTATTGCTCTACCACCGCAACCCTGGCTACTGGCGCAAAGATGCGCAAGGCCGGCAACTTCCTTATTTAAAAGCAGTTGCCATCAGCTTCATCGCCGACCGTAAGACCGAGTTTCTGACCTTTTTGCAGGGCAAGCTGGATTTCCTGAGCGGCATCCGCGAGGGCTCGCGCGACCTCATTCTTAACCCTGATGGCTCGGTGCGGACCGATTTTCAGGGCCGCTTCAACTTGCAGAAAGCGCCCTACCTCAACACCGAGTACCTGGGTTTTCAGCTCGATTCGGCCAAGCTCATCGGCGAGCAGGCTAGCCAGGGCCGCGCCCTGCGCGATGTGCGGGTGCGCCAGGCGCTGAGCTACGCCATTAACCGGCCCGAACTGCTGGCCTATGTGCTCAACTACGTGGGGCGGCCGGGCGAGTCGGGCTTCGTGCCGGCGGCGCTGCCGTCGTTTTCGCCGGCTAGGGTGCCTGGCTATACCTACCAGCCCCAAAAGGCGCGGGCCTTGCTAAAAGCGGCCGGCTACGACCCTGGCCGGCCGCTCCGGCTGCGCCTGAGCACCGTGGCCGAGCGCAAGGCCGTGGCCGAATACTTGCAAAAGAACTGGGCCGACGTGGGCGTGCAGGTGCAGATTGACGTGAACCAGTCGGCCGCCCAGCAGGAGCTGGTGGACAATGGCCGCGCCGCCTTCTTCAGCAAGAGCTGGCTGGGTGATTATCCCGATGCTGAAAACTACCTGGCCCTGTTTTACTCGCCTAATTTCAGTCCCGCCGGACCTGATAAAACACACTACAAATCAAGGGAATACGACCAGCTATACGCCCGGGCCATTCGGGAGCAGGATGCCGCCCGGCGCACCGAGCTGTACCAGGCAATGGACCGGCTCGTGGTGCGCGACCAGCCGGTAATTTCTCTTTACTACGACGAGATAATCCGCCTCACGCAGCGCAACGTGCGCGGCCTCACGCCCAACCCCATGAACCAGCTGCTGCTGGAGCGCGTGCGCAAGGAGTAG
- a CDS encoding ParA family protein: MGKIIAVANQKGGVGKTTSAINLAASLAALDYRTLLVDADPQANATSGVGFDPKDIENSVYECMVDGIDPKDIILQTNILPQLDLMPSHIDLVGAEVEMINLPNREEKMKEALRPLADQYDFIIIDCSPSLGLITVNALTAAHSVIIPVQCEYFALEGLGKLLNTIKIIQSRLNTNLEIEGILLTMYDVRLRLSNQVVEEVQMHFQQLVFDTIIPRNVKLSESPSFGIPVILHDAESKGAVSYLNLAREIVEKNSVEARPEEAPEDELA, from the coding sequence ATGGGCAAAATTATCGCGGTAGCCAACCAGAAAGGTGGCGTCGGCAAAACCACCTCGGCCATCAACTTGGCTGCCTCTTTGGCGGCCCTGGACTACCGCACCCTGCTCGTCGATGCCGACCCGCAGGCCAACGCCACGTCGGGCGTGGGTTTCGACCCCAAAGACATCGAAAACAGCGTGTACGAGTGCATGGTTGATGGCATTGACCCCAAAGACATCATTCTGCAAACCAACATCTTGCCGCAACTCGACCTCATGCCCTCCCACATCGACCTGGTGGGCGCCGAGGTGGAGATGATAAACCTGCCCAACCGCGAGGAGAAGATGAAGGAGGCCCTGCGCCCCCTCGCCGACCAGTACGACTTCATCATTATCGACTGCTCGCCCTCGCTAGGCCTCATCACGGTGAACGCCCTCACGGCGGCGCACTCGGTTATCATCCCGGTGCAGTGCGAGTATTTCGCCCTCGAAGGCCTGGGCAAGCTCTTGAATACCATTAAGATAATCCAGAGCCGCCTTAATACCAACCTCGAAATCGAAGGTATTCTGCTCACGATGTACGATGTACGCCTGCGCCTCTCCAACCAGGTGGTGGAAGAAGTGCAGATGCACTTTCAGCAGCTCGTGTTCGACACCATCATCCCGCGCAACGTCAAGCTGAGCGAGTCACCGAGCTTTGGCATTCCCGTCATCCTGCACGATGCCGAGAGCAAAGGCGCCGTGAGTTATCTCAACCTGGCCCGCGAAATCGTGGAGAAGAACAGCGTGGAGGCTAGGCCCGAGGAAGCGCCGGAGGATGAGCTGGCGTAA
- a CDS encoding DUF5683 domain-containing protein: protein MKDFALLGFWRLASPAWLLALVVVLAGARPALAQIPTSTNPYDVNPTTPQVVRPDTATVRKISKKEKRAQHAADSAKRTERLFGLHLTRPEKAGILALIPSGGQIYNKRYWKLPIVYGMVGGLGYWVYFQQKYYTQYLKAYHLGQQYTGTGAPSAYLNATDFPQASQETSLTNIYNNLTGYRSYRDLAVLISALGYSLTILDAVVDAHLHDFDVSDNLSLNCRPTLLLVPGQLTPAGGLALTLRVK, encoded by the coding sequence ATGAAAGACTTCGCGCTTCTTGGTTTTTGGCGGCTGGCTAGCCCCGCTTGGCTGCTGGCCCTGGTAGTAGTGCTGGCCGGCGCGCGGCCGGCACTGGCCCAGATTCCGACTTCGACCAATCCGTATGATGTGAACCCGACCACCCCCCAGGTGGTGCGGCCCGACACGGCTACGGTGCGTAAAATCAGCAAGAAGGAAAAGCGCGCCCAGCACGCCGCCGACTCGGCCAAGCGCACCGAGCGGCTGTTTGGCCTGCACCTCACCCGGCCCGAAAAGGCGGGCATTCTGGCGCTGATTCCGAGCGGCGGGCAGATTTATAACAAGCGCTACTGGAAGCTGCCCATTGTGTACGGCATGGTGGGCGGACTGGGATATTGGGTTTATTTTCAGCAGAAATACTATACGCAGTATTTGAAGGCGTATCACCTCGGCCAGCAATATACCGGCACGGGCGCGCCATCTGCTTACCTGAATGCGACTGACTTCCCGCAGGCCAGCCAGGAAACTTCGCTAACCAACATCTACAATAACCTCACTGGCTACCGCAGCTACCGCGATTTGGCGGTGCTTATCAGTGCGCTCGGCTATTCTTTGACCATTCTGGATGCCGTGGTGGATGCCCACCTGCACGACTTCGACGTGAGCGATAACTTGTCGCTGAACTGCCGGCCTACCCTGCTGCTGGTACCCGGCCAGCTTACCCCGGCCGGCGGGCTGGCGCTGACTTTGCGGGTGAAATAA
- a CDS encoding metal-dependent hydrolase encodes MQLTYFGHASFLATIGGVRVLFDPFISPNPLAKAINVNAIEADYILLSHGHGDHIADAEAIAKRTGAKIVAIAEIAGYFGAKGIEVIGTNLGGKVVLPFGTVHCVAAAHSSSFPDGSYAGVAMGFVIKANDGQHKTLYFAGDTALTYDLKLIGERHKVDVALLPIGDNYTMGITDALVAADWVGTREIIGMHYDTFPVIAINHEAALAEAKAAGKNLRLLRIGETVEL; translated from the coding sequence ATGCAGCTTACCTATTTCGGCCACGCCTCATTTCTAGCCACCATCGGCGGCGTGCGCGTACTGTTTGACCCCTTTATCAGCCCCAACCCCCTAGCCAAGGCTATCAATGTAAACGCCATTGAGGCCGACTACATTCTACTCTCGCACGGCCACGGCGACCACATTGCCGATGCCGAGGCCATTGCCAAGCGCACGGGCGCCAAAATTGTGGCCATCGCCGAGATAGCCGGCTACTTCGGCGCCAAAGGCATCGAGGTTATCGGCACCAACCTGGGCGGCAAAGTCGTGCTGCCCTTCGGCACGGTGCACTGCGTGGCCGCCGCCCACAGCAGCTCGTTCCCCGACGGCTCGTATGCCGGCGTGGCCATGGGCTTCGTTATTAAAGCCAATGATGGCCAGCACAAAACGCTGTACTTCGCCGGCGACACGGCCCTCACCTACGACCTCAAGCTCATCGGCGAGCGCCACAAGGTAGATGTGGCGCTGCTGCCCATCGGCGACAACTACACGATGGGTATTACCGATGCCCTGGTGGCCGCCGACTGGGTGGGCACCCGCGAGATTATCGGCATGCACTACGACACCTTCCCCGTCATCGCCATCAACCACGAGGCGGCGCTGGCCGAGGCTAAAGCCGCTGGCAAAAACCTGCGTCTGCTGCGCATCGGCGAAACGGTGGAGCTGTAA
- a CDS encoding ParB/RepB/Spo0J family partition protein, producing the protein MGRADVSMSSEKNEEKIQAALNANPAAAAAAKRKVGGLGRGLNALIEGSYDKKGETREQRLVPNPLNSVGQIPVEQIEANPYQPRTHFDQEALAELADSIKIQGIIQPVTVRQLGTNSYQLISGERRLQASKLAGLDTIPAYIRKADDQQMLEMALIENIQRENLNAIEIALSYQRLLSECQLRQEDLGERVGKNRSTVTNYLRLLKLPPSIQIGLRDSVIGMGHARALINIEDPQQQVDLYRRIVAEDMSVRRVEELVRNGTARPAGGAATAKPQPTPVVPVAELRRTERQLTDYFGSKVQLRPSAQGRGEIKISFDSVEDMQRILHILQPA; encoded by the coding sequence TTGGGCCGCGCCGACGTTAGTATGTCATCAGAGAAGAACGAAGAGAAAATCCAGGCTGCCCTGAATGCCAATCCGGCCGCTGCCGCCGCTGCCAAGCGTAAGGTTGGTGGCTTGGGCCGGGGCCTCAACGCGCTAATTGAGGGCAGCTACGATAAAAAAGGGGAAACGCGCGAGCAGCGCCTCGTGCCCAATCCGCTGAACTCGGTAGGTCAGATTCCGGTCGAGCAGATTGAGGCCAACCCCTACCAGCCGCGCACGCACTTTGACCAGGAAGCCTTGGCCGAACTGGCCGACAGCATTAAGATTCAAGGCATTATCCAGCCCGTGACGGTGCGCCAGCTGGGCACCAATTCCTACCAGCTCATCTCGGGCGAGCGCCGCCTGCAAGCCAGCAAGCTAGCCGGCCTGGATACCATTCCGGCGTACATCCGCAAGGCCGACGACCAGCAAATGCTGGAAATGGCGCTGATTGAGAACATTCAGCGCGAAAACCTAAACGCGATTGAAATCGCGCTCAGCTACCAGCGCTTGCTGAGCGAGTGCCAGCTGCGCCAGGAAGACCTGGGCGAGCGCGTGGGCAAAAACCGCTCGACCGTCACTAATTACCTGCGCCTGCTGAAGCTGCCGCCCAGCATCCAGATTGGCCTGCGCGATTCGGTGATTGGCATGGGCCACGCCCGCGCCCTCATCAATATCGAAGACCCGCAGCAGCAGGTAGACCTCTACCGCCGCATCGTGGCCGAGGATATGTCGGTGCGCCGCGTTGAGGAGTTGGTGCGCAATGGTACGGCCAGGCCCGCCGGCGGCGCGGCCACGGCCAAGCCCCAGCCTACGCCCGTGGTGCCGGTGGCCGAACTGCGCCGCACCGAGCGCCAGCTCACCGACTACTTCGGCTCGAAGGTGCAGCTGCGGCCGAGCGCCCAGGGGCGCGGCGAAATCAAGATTTCCTTTGATTCGGTGGAGGATATGCAACGCATTCTGCATATTCTGCAACCTGCGTAA